From one Streptomyces sp. R41 genomic stretch:
- a CDS encoding SRPBCC family protein: MDWSHYRFRSVWDLPAPPSDVYVVLEQAEHYPRWWPQVREVIPVDERSGVIRIRSVLPYDVTFTGREVRRDPASGVLEIAMSGDLDGWARWTLTAAGPGTRAQYDQEVDVSKPLMRRFAVPGRPVFRANHALMMRAGRRGLRAYLEAV; the protein is encoded by the coding sequence ATGGACTGGAGCCACTACCGCTTCCGCAGCGTGTGGGACCTGCCCGCGCCGCCCTCCGACGTCTACGTCGTGCTGGAACAGGCCGAGCACTACCCCCGCTGGTGGCCCCAGGTGCGCGAGGTGATCCCTGTCGACGAACGCAGCGGCGTCATCCGGATCCGCTCGGTCCTGCCGTACGACGTGACGTTCACCGGGCGGGAGGTGCGGCGCGACCCGGCGAGCGGTGTCCTGGAGATCGCGATGTCCGGTGACCTCGACGGCTGGGCGCGCTGGACGCTCACAGCGGCCGGACCGGGCACCCGTGCCCAGTACGACCAGGAGGTCGATGTGAGCAAGCCGCTGATGCGGCGGTTCGCCGTGCCGGGGCGGCCCGTCTTCCGCGCCAATCACGCGCTGATGATGCGGGCGGGGCGGCGCGGACTCAGGGCCTACCTGGAAGCGGTTTGA